AACAAAATGCGGCGATGGTTGAACAATCGACGGCGGCCAGCCACTCGCTGTCGCAGGAGACCGAACAATTGTCGAGCCTGATCGGCCAATTCCGGGTTGACTCCGGTCAAGGCGCCGAAGCCATGCGCCGCGAATTGCAGAAGGTGGCACCGCATGCGTTTCGACAGCCCGTGCCACGCGGGACCCGCGCCGCGCCGAAGGCGGCCGTGAATGCCGCGGCGGGCGGCTGGGAAGAGTTCTGAGGCGGCCATTCAGGCTGCTTCCAACTCGCGAACTTGACTTTCGCCATCGCCGGGCTCACGATAGCTCATCGAACTAAAGGCTGTACGTTTAAGCCCCCGCGCGCGAAAACACTCAGGTGTCGTGCGCATGCTCAAGACCTTCTCCTCAAATTTCGATTTCACGCCGCACGGTGCCTATGGCGCCTGCGTGGCATTTCTATCTACCTAAAAGGGAGTTCGTCATGAGCACCGGCACAGTTAAGTGGTTCAATACCGAAAAGGGCTATGGCTTCATTCAGAGCGCCGATGGCGGCCCGGACGTTTTCGTCCATGTCAGCGCCGTCGAGCGGGCTGGCATGCGCAGCCTCGTCGAGGGTCAGAAGGTCAGCTTCGAGCTGACGACCGACCGTCGTTCCGGCAAGACCTCGGCCGATCAGCTTCAGGCTGCTTGAAGCAAACCAAATGAATCCGCGTCGGCGACCATGGATGTAATGGCGCTTTGACAAGCGGATCTTCCAAATATTGAAAGGGTCGGGGCTATGCCCTGGCCCTTTTCATTTAAAGCTCAGCCTGTTCCGTTGAGAGTCCTCTACGGCGGGTGCCCACATGCGGCGCCATGGCACCTTCATGACGCTTCGAAAAAATGATGTGGATTCGAATGAGCCGGTGGTGTAACTCAACCCGCTGAGGCGGGCCGGCCCCTTGGGGCGGGTCCGGAAGATCAGCAAAGCTTTGACATTATAGGAGAAAATGATGGCTAAGAGCGCAGAAGAGGGCGCCCGCTATATTCTGACGATTTTTCAGCGGCATAACACCCGTAAGAACGGCACCGTGCTGATGAACAACCTCACCCTGCCTTTCGCTCAGGACGGCTGGACCATGGCCGATCTC
The Methyloferula stellata AR4 DNA segment above includes these coding regions:
- a CDS encoding cold-shock protein, which produces MSTGTVKWFNTEKGYGFIQSADGGPDVFVHVSAVERAGMRSLVEGQKVSFELTTDRRSGKTSADQLQAA